The DNA sequence ATAAAAAAAATTATATTTGCGGAGAAGAAAGGGAAATAGCCATGTATATGAATGGTTCCCCAGAAGTCCGCTACCGCATCATAAATGAAACCATTAGCCAGGATGACAATCTTCTGAATATTTCTTATCTTTGTGAAATAGCAGGCGTATCTCGTTCGGGATTTTATTACTGGCGTGGACATCAGACCGAGCGGACAGCATCCGATGAGGCCGATCAAAGAGACTTTGACCTCATTGTGGCTGCATACAATTTCCGCGGATATTCAAAAGGCGCACGCGGTATACACATGAGACTGCGGCATCAGGATCCCCCGGTGCTTATGAACACAAAGAAGATTCGCAGACTGATGAAAAAGTATCACCTCGTATGTCCGGTACGAAAGGTAAATCCGTACCGCAAGCTCGGCAAGCGTCTACAGGAAAACAGGACAGCTCCGAACATACTAAACAGACAGTTTAAGTCATTTGGACCGCGCACTGTTCTGCTGACGGACATTACATATATTCCGAGACCGGTACACCGAGATAGCAGCCAACGAGCTTACTATTATTCATACGTCTGTGTGATCATGGACGCATTCACAAAAGAAGTTTTGGCCTGTACCTGCAGTAACTCCTGTGATACAGATTTCGTCTTGGACACCGTAAATCAACTGATGGAAAAGCATGGGTCTGAACTTCACACGGACGCCCTGATCCATTCAGATCAAGGATGCCAATACACCAGTTCTAAATTCGTTGCCATTCTGAATGATTACAACCTCCGTCAATCCATGTCCCGCAGAGGAAATTGTTGGGACAATGCACCGCAGGAAAGCCTATTTGGACACATGAAGGATGAACTGCCACCGGTTGGATCTTATGGACATGCAGTAATTGCTGAACGTGTTTACGCTTGGATTGAGTATTATAACAACGACCGGTATCAATGGAGCCTTGCCAAGCTCTCGCCGTGTGAGTACTACAAGTTTGTCATGACGGGAATTTATCCGTTGGATACATTTGGGGGCGCTGCCCCCAACCCCCCGGAGTTTAACGCTTTTGTTTCCGGGAAAGGCAAAGAAAAAGACGAAGCCAAAGCTCCGCCTTCCCCGCAAACCTGACAGCCCGCTCGGGTCGCTCTCCAGCGTTGCCCTATCCTGTCTGTCAGTAAAGCAGGAACATTATATCACGGATTCAGCTTTCGGATTTCAAGTTTGATTATTTTGTCCGAACAACGGGGTACACTTCAGAGCTTGCCGGAATCTTCGCCGACGACGGAATCAGTGGCACCAACACAAAGAAGCGTGATGAATTCAACCGCATGATCGACGAATGCATGGCCGGAAACATCGACATGATCATCACCAAGAGCATCAGCCGATTCGCCCGCAACACGCTCGACTGCCTCAAGTACATCCGGCTTCTAAAGGACAAGAACATCGCGGTCTGGTTCGAGAAGGAATCCATCAACACGATGGACTCCAAGGGCGAGGTTCTGATCACCATCATGGCAAGCCTCGCGCAGCAGGAATCCCAGTCCCTTTCCCAGAACGTGAAGCTCGGACTACAGTACCGCTACCAGCAGGGAAAGGTGCAGGTCAACCACAATCACTTCCTCGGATACACCAAGGACAGCGACGGGCACCTCGTCATCGACCCGGAACAGGCGGAGGTCGTCAAGCGGATCTACCGCGAGTACCTCGAAGGGCTCTCCATGAAGAAGATCGCCGAAGGACTGGAGCAGGACGGCATCCTCACCGGCGCGGGCAAGACAAAATGGTACGACTCCACCATCAACAAAATTCTCCGAAACGAGAAATACATGGGCGACGCCCTGCTTCAGAAAACCGTAACCACGGACTTTCTCACCAAGAAACGCGTACGCAACTCCGGTGCCCTGCCGCAATACTATGTGGAAGATGACCATGAAGCCATCATTCCGAAGGAAATCTTCATGCAGGTGCAGGCGGAGCTTGTGCGACGCAGGAAGGTTCACACTGGGCCGAACGGCCAGAAGCGCATCTACTCCGGCAACAACTGCTTCTCTCAGATGGTCGTCTGCGGAGAATGCGGCGAGCTCTACCGGCGCGTCCACTGGAATAACCACGGCTGCAAGAGCATCGTCTGGCGATGCATCAGCCGCCTTGAACCCAGCCGCGCCGCCATGAACTGCATCAGCCGAACCGTCAAGGAAGACCTATTGCAAGAGGTCACGGTCAAGGCCTTCAATCGGATACTCACCGATAGCGACGGTTTCCTCCGGCAGATGCAGGAGAACATAGCAAAAGCTATAATGGCCGCCGACACGATGAGCCCGGACGGTATCCAGGCACGGCTCGACGAGCTGCAGAAAGAGCTCATCCGAAAGGCCAACAGCAAGCAGGACTACGATGCCATCGCCGATGAAATCTTTACGCTGCGCGGGCAGAAATCACAGGCCGAGGCAGACACCCGCAGCCGCAAGGAGACCCGGAAGCGCATCGCCGAGCTGCAGGACTTCATTGGTAGTCAGCAATCCGAAATCACCGAATTCGACGAAAGCCTCGTCCGAAAGCTGATCCAGCAGATCACCGTTTACGACGACCACTTCACCGTCCGGTTCAAATCAGGGCTTGAGATCGACATCAACGAATAAGAGCAGGCTTGCTCATGGGATTGCTCCCGGAGCAGCCTGCTCTCTTTTTATCTTTTATGACATCCAACTGGAACACTACATCCAATCACGAGTCTCAACCTACCAAATATCTAATCACGAGTCTCAACCTTGTAAAATAGCTCGGTCGATAAGTTCCCCCCCAGAGAGTTTTTCCTTAATTGAACCATCCTTTTGCAAAATGGTCAGGTGTGCAGGAATGGCTTAAAATAAGGCTTTGCTCACCCCTTAGTCCCTGACCCTTGACATCAATACTACCGTCTCAACATGATTGGTATGCGGGAACATATCGACCGGCTGTATTTTTTGTACCGCATAACCGAGTTCACAAAGATACTGCAGGTCACGCGCCTGCGTTTCCGGATTACAGGAAATATAAACCACTCGCTGCGGCGCCAGCTCCGAAAGAGAAAGCAAAAAACGCTCGGTACTGCCGGCACGGGGCGGATCCATAAAGACAACATCGGGGCGAATGCCCTCCTCTGTCATCTCGGTCAGATAATCCGTTGCGTCCGCACACACAAAGTGAATGTTGTGCAGTCCATTCTGCCGGGCATTTGCCGCCGCATCCCGCACGGCATCGCGGTTCAGCTCAATGCCCAGTACCTGGCCGGCCTTTTTCGCAGCTACCATGCCGATGGTGCCAATCCCACAATAGGCATCGATAACGCTTTCTTTTCCCGTCAGTTGCGCATACTCCATGGCCTTGCTGTACAGAACTTCACACTGGACAGGGTTAATCTGGTAAAAACTCTTTGCAGAAATGCGAAATCGGCAGCCACACAGCGTATCTTCAATATACCCCGGTCCATACAGGACCTTTTCCTGTTCCCCCAACACCATGCTGGTATGGTGACGATTGATATTCAGCAGAACTGTTGTAATTTCCGGGTGCTTTTGGCAGAGCGCCGCCGTAAACTTTTTGGCCGGAAAAATGGAATTGCTGACAACCAATACAACCATAACCTGTCCGCTTTGAAAACCGCGCTTAACCAATACATGGCGCAGAAAACCGCGTTCCGTACGCTCATCATAGGGGTGCAGTTTAAAGCTTTTCAACAGCTGACGAACCGTTGCCATAATCTTATCCGCGGTTTGATCCTCTGTCAGGCAGGACTTCACCGGCACCACCCGATGCGTACTGGATTGATACACGCCGGAAACGATATTGCCGCGGCGGTCCTGTGCAAAAGCCGCCTGCACTTTATTCCGGTAGTAGTAGGGATTTTTCATGCCTAAAATAGGCTCAATCTTCCCGAACTTTCCCAGCAGTTTCCGTGTACGGTTCTGTTTCCATTCCAGCTGCCGGGCATAGTCCATGTTCTGCAGCTGACAGCCGCCGCATTTACGGTACAGTGGGCACTGT is a window from the Caproicibacterium lactatifermentans genome containing:
- a CDS encoding IS3 family transposase gives rise to the protein MYMNGSPEVRYRIINETISQDDNLLNISYLCEIAGVSRSGFYYWRGHQTERTASDEADQRDFDLIVAAYNFRGYSKGARGIHMRLRHQDPPVLMNTKKIRRLMKKYHLVCPVRKVNPYRKLGKRLQENRTAPNILNRQFKSFGPRTVLLTDITYIPRPVHRDSSQRAYYYSYVCVIMDAFTKEVLACTCSNSCDTDFVLDTVNQLMEKHGSELHTDALIHSDQGCQYTSSKFVAILNDYNLRQSMSRRGNCWDNAPQESLFGHMKDELPPVGSYGHAVIAERVYAWIEYYNNDRYQWSLAKLSPCEYYKFVMTGIYPLDTFGGAAPNPPEFNAFVSGKGKEKDEAKAPPSPQT
- the rlmD gene encoding 23S rRNA (uracil(1939)-C(5))-methyltransferase RlmD; the protein is MENKQCPLYRKCGGCQLQNMDYARQLEWKQNRTRKLLGKFGKIEPILGMKNPYYYRNKVQAAFAQDRRGNIVSGVYQSSTHRVVPVKSCLTEDQTADKIMATVRQLLKSFKLHPYDERTERGFLRHVLVKRGFQSGQVMVVLVVSNSIFPAKKFTAALCQKHPEITTVLLNINRHHTSMVLGEQEKVLYGPGYIEDTLCGCRFRISAKSFYQINPVQCEVLYSKAMEYAQLTGKESVIDAYCGIGTIGMVAAKKAGQVLGIELNRDAVRDAAANARQNGLHNIHFVCADATDYLTEMTEEGIRPDVVFMDPPRAGSTERFLLSLSELAPQRVVYISCNPETQARDLQYLCELGYAVQKIQPVDMFPHTNHVETVVLMSRVRD